One Thalassotalea sediminis DNA segment encodes these proteins:
- the agaR gene encoding transcriptional repressor AgaR produces MNTIERRHDIVQQTLKLGKVHVSALAKSYQVSEVTIRGDLNYLDMKNLVRRTRGGAMASSTVPKELSINEKHCAQIDIKRKLAILAHKQVQEGDAIILDSGSTIAELANCLHDFERLVVMTNGLNVAQNLIDAPGVEVLMTGGVLRKTSLSFYGRQAEDSLERYHFDKAFMGVDGIDFNSGITTHFEYEAMMNRLMRRVAKEVITVADSSKFNRSGVHKICGLAEIDVLITDAGIPDAFAQALERNGVNLIIQT; encoded by the coding sequence ATGAACACCATTGAAAGACGACACGATATCGTGCAACAAACCCTTAAGTTAGGCAAAGTACATGTAAGTGCTTTAGCGAAAAGCTATCAGGTTTCAGAAGTTACAATACGCGGTGACTTGAATTATCTCGATATGAAAAACTTAGTACGGCGTACGCGAGGTGGCGCAATGGCAAGCAGTACCGTGCCGAAAGAATTATCGATAAATGAAAAGCATTGTGCGCAAATTGATATTAAACGAAAGCTCGCCATATTAGCCCATAAACAAGTCCAAGAAGGCGATGCTATCATTCTAGATTCAGGTTCTACTATTGCTGAATTAGCAAACTGTTTACACGATTTTGAGCGCCTCGTCGTCATGACCAACGGCTTAAATGTCGCACAAAACCTCATTGATGCACCCGGTGTTGAAGTGTTAATGACTGGCGGTGTGTTAAGAAAAACATCGTTGTCTTTTTATGGTCGACAAGCAGAAGACAGTTTAGAAAGGTATCATTTTGACAAAGCCTTCATGGGGGTTGACGGCATTGATTTTAATTCTGGTATTACAACCCATTTTGAATACGAAGCCATGATGAACCGTTTAATGCGTAGAGTCGCTAAAGAAGTTATTACCGTTGCCGATTCTTCTAAGTTTAACCGCTCAGGTGTTCATAAAATATGCGGTCTAGCAGAAATAGACGTGTTAATAACTGATGCTGGCATTCCAGACGCCTTTGCCCAAGCATTAGAGCGCAATGGTGTGAATTTAATTATTCAAACCTAA
- a CDS encoding TIGR04219 family outer membrane beta-barrel protein: MIKKALVAVFLLILVSHVQADSVGLYVGGQIWQGKVNGEFGNETTTTDFDLKKEEQRSFFVAIEHPFPMLPNFRVSHTTYDTSSKLNVTQASSYTDEASGIVHESIVDTDIDTRFNVRYVDYTFYYELFDNRAFSLDLGVTARDFGGAIAITENSTRVDNWHDIFGTPYTFTYYDNVNHRINTNDIEPMLYIATNVGLPVTGVSLFAQGDFLLKSHHTISDYNVGIMYNLINSQVVDFNVAIGYRAVKMAFNNDENLTSDASIKGGFISVVAHF, from the coding sequence ATGATTAAAAAAGCGTTAGTAGCAGTTTTTTTATTAATATTAGTGAGTCACGTACAAGCAGACTCTGTTGGCTTATATGTAGGTGGCCAAATTTGGCAAGGAAAGGTCAACGGTGAGTTTGGCAATGAAACTACAACGACTGACTTTGATTTGAAAAAAGAAGAACAACGTAGTTTTTTTGTTGCTATTGAGCATCCTTTTCCTATGTTACCTAATTTTCGAGTTTCTCACACCACATATGATACCAGCAGTAAACTCAACGTAACACAAGCGTCCAGTTACACAGATGAAGCGTCTGGTATTGTTCATGAATCCATCGTAGATACTGACATTGATACCCGTTTTAATGTCAGATACGTTGATTACACTTTCTATTATGAATTATTCGACAATCGAGCCTTTTCATTAGATTTAGGCGTTACGGCTCGGGATTTTGGCGGAGCTATTGCTATTACTGAAAACTCAACGAGAGTGGATAATTGGCATGATATATTTGGCACTCCTTATACCTTTACCTATTACGATAATGTTAATCATAGAATAAACACCAACGACATTGAGCCAATGCTATACATTGCTACTAATGTAGGATTACCAGTAACGGGAGTAAGTTTATTCGCCCAAGGTGACTTTTTACTGAAAAGTCACCATACAATTTCTGACTATAACGTTGGTATTATGTATAACTTAATTAATAGCCAAGTGGTGGATTTTAACGTCGCTATTGGCTATCGCGCGGTGAAAATGGCGTTTAACAACGATGAAAATTTAACGAGTGATGCTAGCATTAAAGGGGGCTTTATCAGTGTAGTGGCACACTTTTAA
- a CDS encoding NUDIX hydrolase, giving the protein MNQWVSWVKRLQAISQTGKAYSKDKFDIERFDELASISHQMLAQLADTPVPKAENLFIPETGYPTPKVDLRAGVIKNNKILLVRERQDNRWTLPGGWADVCETPSQGIVREVYEESGFNVTNPTLVAIKDRDIHPYVPKYPQHIYKLFFLCTFESGQPLTNIEISEIDFFERDNLPELSESRVLRDDIELMFRCHENPTTEVLVD; this is encoded by the coding sequence ATGAATCAATGGGTTAGCTGGGTAAAGCGGCTTCAGGCCATTAGTCAAACAGGAAAAGCATACTCTAAAGATAAATTTGATATCGAAAGGTTTGACGAACTTGCCAGTATATCTCATCAAATGTTGGCACAGTTAGCTGATACACCCGTGCCTAAAGCAGAGAATTTGTTTATTCCTGAAACGGGGTATCCAACGCCGAAAGTTGATTTACGTGCTGGTGTTATTAAAAACAATAAAATTTTGCTCGTTAGAGAGCGACAGGATAATCGTTGGACACTTCCCGGGGGATGGGCAGATGTGTGTGAAACACCTTCTCAAGGTATTGTTCGTGAAGTATACGAGGAGTCTGGCTTTAACGTAACCAACCCGACATTAGTGGCGATTAAAGATCGCGATATTCACCCTTATGTACCTAAATACCCACAGCATATTTATAAGTTGTTTTTTCTATGTACCTTTGAATCAGGGCAGCCGTTAACAAATATTGAGATTTCTGAAATAGATTTTTTTGAACGAGATAATTTGCCAGAGCTTTCAGAAAGCCGTGTGTTACGTGATGATATTGAATTAATGTTTAGATGCCATGAAAACCCAACGACTGAAGTTTTGGTCGATTAA
- a CDS encoding CPBP family intramembrane glutamic endopeptidase, protein MRRHEKTEDLLKASSTYSDDKADKPSILGALYITFLVLIGTLFMQFVFLIPLLINGMLTLDMFNLPPSEFSETLGIKGEAFILLAELIALIICIKIAFHIQKIPFSIIGFKLNGYKTDAVLGALAGIIIITICFFLLVSTGYISYTVQSFSLVPWVASCSLFLLVAVSEEILCRGFIQGLLMRATTPYLALFISSVIFMALHLGNVNWTLISLINLFLAGVTFGLYYLYTRNLWFPITLHFTWNLFQGTVFGFEVSGHKMASWLAIVRTENSLITGGKFGLEGSILVTALEILLIVLIQLKFTSSKSTSNERKLINLSPKALR, encoded by the coding sequence ATGCGCCGCCATGAAAAAACAGAGGATTTACTCAAGGCGAGTTCAACATACAGTGATGACAAAGCAGATAAACCCAGTATTTTAGGGGCGCTTTACATAACCTTTTTAGTACTAATTGGTACTCTGTTTATGCAGTTTGTTTTTTTAATACCACTTTTAATTAATGGTATGTTAACGCTCGATATGTTTAATCTGCCACCAAGTGAATTTAGTGAAACCTTAGGTATTAAGGGGGAAGCCTTTATTTTACTAGCTGAATTAATCGCGTTAATAATTTGTATAAAAATAGCTTTTCACATTCAAAAAATTCCATTTAGCATAATTGGTTTTAAGCTAAATGGTTATAAAACGGATGCAGTGTTAGGCGCTTTGGCAGGAATAATTATAATTACAATATGTTTCTTTCTATTAGTCAGCACTGGCTATATCTCATATACTGTTCAATCGTTTAGCCTTGTACCTTGGGTAGCGAGCTGTTCACTCTTTTTATTAGTAGCTGTTTCAGAAGAAATACTATGCAGAGGTTTTATTCAAGGTCTGTTGATGAGAGCAACAACACCTTATTTAGCGCTATTCATTTCATCTGTAATATTTATGGCACTTCATTTAGGAAATGTTAATTGGACATTAATTTCACTCATTAACCTATTTCTAGCAGGCGTTACCTTTGGGCTTTATTATTTATATACGAGAAATTTGTGGTTTCCTATTACGCTCCATTTTACTTGGAATCTTTTTCAAGGCACCGTTTTTGGTTTCGAAGTTAGCGGTCATAAAATGGCAAGTTGGCTAGCGATCGTTCGAACAGAAAACTCACTCATCACAGGTGGTAAGTTTGGTCTAGAAGGTTCAATTTTAGTGACGGCTTTAGAGATACTGTTGATTGTACTGATCCAATTAAAGTTTACTTCAAGTAAATCCACGTCAAATGAACGTAAACTTATTAACTTATCACCCAAAGCGTTACGTTAG
- a CDS encoding DUF4287 domain-containing protein, which produces MDKPLQTMIENMPEKTGKKLDEWLEILNKKNFEKHSVAVKFLKTEYGVTHGFANTIVALSKESDSPEDLVVNQYSGKELLKPIYEKILFTVDSFGDDIVITPKKGSVSLIRKKQFALVKPATKTRIDLGLKLKGIEVQGRLESSGPFGTMCTHRIQLKEISDVDNEVVAWLLKAYESSV; this is translated from the coding sequence ATGGATAAACCACTACAAACAATGATTGAGAATATGCCTGAGAAAACAGGTAAAAAGCTAGACGAATGGCTTGAAATATTAAACAAAAAAAACTTTGAAAAACACTCTGTAGCTGTAAAGTTCTTAAAGACTGAATATGGTGTGACACATGGATTTGCAAATACAATAGTTGCTCTGTCCAAAGAAAGTGATTCACCTGAAGATTTGGTTGTAAATCAATATAGTGGTAAAGAATTACTCAAACCTATTTATGAAAAGATACTTTTTACAGTCGACAGTTTCGGGGATGATATTGTGATCACTCCCAAGAAAGGAAGTGTCAGTTTAATTAGAAAAAAGCAATTTGCCTTAGTTAAACCAGCAACTAAAACAAGGATCGATTTGGGATTAAAACTTAAAGGTATAGAAGTTCAGGGGCGCTTAGAGAGTTCTGGGCCATTTGGTACCATGTGTACTCACAGAATACAGCTAAAAGAGATATCTGACGTTGATAATGAAGTTGTTGCATGGTTATTAAAAGCCTATGAGAGCTCAGTGTAA
- a CDS encoding Gfo/Idh/MocA family protein, with product MGLVVPKMDVVRVGFIGVGVRGGDYHVKNFIKMEGVEVKAICDTDQQSLDKAIGHVVKQGFPAPEKYTGSDLAYKKMLERQDIDVVIISTPWKWHAPMAVDAMESGKHALIEVPAATTIEECWQLVDTAERTQKNCMMLENVNYGRDELMALNMVRQGLFGDLLHGEAAYIHELRWQMKEIDRKTGSWRTQRHAMHNGNLYPTHGLGPVAQYMNINRGDRLDYITSMSSPAMGRQQYAQREFPADHARNKMKYIAGDMNTSIIKTVKGRSIMVQHDTTTPRPYSRHNLIQGTNGVFAGFPNRIALENIPDKIKAIYDQQHEEALALWKANGKKGYKPYHQNYHSWDTDMEKWYQAYEHPLWKRLGDAAKGAGHGGMDFIMTHRIVSCLRNGEPLDQDVYDAAAWSSVFPLSMDSVADRSNSKTIPDFTRGAWKTGKPLGIVT from the coding sequence ATGGGGTTAGTTGTGCCAAAAATGGATGTGGTAAGAGTCGGATTTATTGGTGTAGGTGTACGCGGTGGTGATTACCATGTAAAAAACTTCATTAAAATGGAAGGCGTAGAGGTTAAAGCGATTTGTGATACCGATCAGCAGTCACTTGATAAAGCCATTGGACATGTCGTTAAACAAGGCTTTCCTGCACCAGAAAAATATACAGGGTCAGATTTAGCCTATAAAAAGATGCTAGAACGACAAGATATTGATGTTGTTATTATTTCTACCCCTTGGAAGTGGCATGCGCCTATGGCAGTAGATGCCATGGAAAGTGGTAAACACGCATTGATCGAAGTTCCAGCAGCAACAACAATCGAAGAATGTTGGCAATTGGTGGATACAGCAGAGCGTACTCAGAAAAACTGTATGATGCTTGAAAATGTTAACTACGGTCGTGATGAGTTAATGGCATTAAATATGGTTCGCCAAGGCTTATTTGGTGATTTGTTACACGGTGAAGCGGCTTATATTCATGAGTTGCGTTGGCAAATGAAAGAAATTGACCGTAAAACAGGCTCTTGGCGTACACAGCGTCATGCCATGCACAACGGTAACTTGTATCCAACACATGGTTTAGGCCCTGTCGCTCAGTATATGAATATTAACCGTGGTGACCGTTTAGATTATATTACATCTATGAGTTCACCAGCGATGGGGCGTCAACAATACGCACAACGTGAATTTCCAGCAGATCATGCACGTAATAAAATGAAGTATATAGCTGGCGATATGAACACCAGTATTATTAAAACGGTTAAAGGCCGCAGTATCATGGTTCAACATGATACTACAACGCCACGTCCATATAGCCGTCATAACTTAATTCAGGGTACCAACGGTGTATTTGCTGGCTTCCCGAATCGTATCGCATTGGAAAACATTCCTGATAAAATTAAAGCGATTTACGATCAACAGCATGAAGAAGCCCTAGCATTATGGAAAGCAAATGGTAAGAAAGGTTACAAACCTTATCATCAAAATTACCACTCTTGGGATACTGATATGGAAAAATGGTATCAAGCGTACGAGCATCCGTTATGGAAACGATTAGGTGATGCTGCAAAGGGTGCAGGGCATGGTGGTATGGACTTTATTATGACACATCGCATTGTTTCGTGTTTGCGTAATGGTGAACCATTAGATCAAGATGTATATGATGCAGCTGCTTGGTCTTCAGTATTCCCGCTTAGTATGGATTCTGTAGCAGACAGAAGTAATAGTAAAACTATTCCTGACTTTACTCGCGGCGCTTGGAAAACAGGTAAGCCTTTAGGCATTGTTACTTAG
- a CDS encoding D-tagatose-bisphosphate aldolase, class II, non-catalytic subunit, with amino-acid sequence MTKIIDIINSNRNDANVGIYSVCCAQPLVIEAAIKQAIKDNTVVLIEATANQVNQFGGYTSMKPVDFVEFIKNIAVKLNFPFENIILGGDHLGPVCWVDENAAQALEKSKTLIQHYVAAGFKKIHLDTSMPCADDDIALSDEIIAERAAILCEVAEKTAKDTFGHSDIVYVVGTEVPPPGGATEEITSLDVTPTENVEKTLSIHLAAFNNKGLQDAWQRVIGIVVQPGVEFDHTSIIDYDSEKAQPLSQFIKTVPNIVFEAHSTDYQKPTAYQSLVTDHFGILKVGPQLTFAMREALFALSYIEQAYIPSEQRANLMDVIEEAMLTNPVYWQKFYHVAPADEIFYRRYSYSDRIRYYWNTTIVEQAVEKLLNNLTQHAIPLPLISQYLPEQYQALRAGTIKNCPRALIVNKIMQVTEVYASACNQQSQQ; translated from the coding sequence GTGACTAAGATAATAGATATCATCAACAGTAACCGTAATGATGCAAACGTTGGCATATATTCCGTTTGCTGTGCTCAGCCTCTGGTAATTGAAGCAGCAATAAAACAAGCGATTAAAGACAATACGGTTGTACTCATTGAAGCCACCGCTAACCAAGTGAATCAATTTGGCGGATATACATCAATGAAACCTGTTGATTTTGTTGAATTTATAAAGAATATCGCTGTTAAACTTAACTTTCCTTTTGAAAATATTATTCTAGGTGGTGATCACCTAGGGCCTGTATGCTGGGTAGACGAAAACGCAGCGCAAGCATTAGAGAAGTCAAAGACGCTTATTCAACATTATGTTGCTGCTGGATTTAAAAAAATACACTTAGATACTAGCATGCCTTGTGCTGATGATGACATTGCACTTTCAGATGAAATAATCGCCGAACGTGCTGCTATACTTTGCGAAGTTGCAGAGAAAACAGCAAAAGATACCTTTGGGCATTCTGATATTGTTTATGTTGTTGGTACGGAAGTTCCGCCACCAGGCGGTGCAACAGAAGAAATTACATCACTTGACGTAACCCCTACAGAAAATGTTGAAAAAACACTAAGCATTCACTTAGCAGCCTTTAATAACAAAGGTTTACAAGATGCATGGCAAAGGGTTATTGGTATTGTTGTTCAACCAGGCGTTGAATTTGATCATACAAGTATTATCGATTACGACTCAGAAAAAGCACAACCGCTAAGTCAATTTATAAAAACGGTGCCTAATATCGTATTTGAAGCACATTCGACCGACTATCAAAAACCAACTGCGTACCAGTCTTTAGTGACTGATCATTTCGGTATTCTAAAAGTTGGTCCACAATTAACTTTTGCTATGCGTGAAGCATTATTTGCACTAAGTTATATTGAACAAGCTTACATACCCTCCGAGCAACGCGCCAACCTCATGGATGTTATTGAAGAAGCAATGTTAACAAACCCAGTTTACTGGCAAAAGTTTTATCACGTTGCCCCTGCAGATGAAATCTTTTACCGCAGATATAGCTATAGTGACCGTATTCGTTATTATTGGAATACAACAATAGTAGAACAAGCAGTAGAGAAGTTATTGAACAACTTGACTCAACACGCTATTCCTTTGCCGTTAATAAGCCAATATCTACCCGAGCAATACCAAGCGTTGCGTGCAGGCACCATTAAGAATTGCCCAAGAGCACTCATTGTAAATAAAATTATGCAAGTTACTGAAGTATATGCCAGCGCTTGCAATCAACAGTCTCAACAATAG
- a CDS encoding SIS domain-containing protein, which translates to MNEFLTIDVDTLNAKGAYWTAKEISQQPKVWREAHTNVINQQAKISSFLSPILALDNLRIIFTGAGTSAYVGDTVAPYIESSTGFQCNAISTTDIVGTPEYYLHREQPTLVISFARSGNSPESLAAVELANTLIDTCFHLVITCNENGELATGTKGNNNALSLIMPEGTLDESFAMTSSFTAMMVSVLAVFTPNTEQLESAANAAERILSDEVVNIKTKAEQNIDRIVFLGAGPTLGIAREAALKYLELTAGKVTSYCESPLGFRHGPKSIVNNQTDIIIFQSSNAYTRRYTSDLVNEVVNDKIAHQVTCIDDVVFNDDSNLEDVWAGLPIIVYCQILAFYKSIALNLSPDNPCPTGEVNRVVQGVNIYPLVDAD; encoded by the coding sequence ATGAATGAATTTTTGACTATTGACGTAGATACTCTTAATGCAAAAGGTGCTTACTGGACTGCCAAAGAAATATCTCAACAACCAAAGGTTTGGCGTGAAGCTCATACTAATGTTATTAACCAACAAGCTAAGATATCAAGCTTTCTTTCACCCATTCTCGCGTTAGATAACCTAAGAATTATTTTTACGGGTGCAGGTACTTCAGCATATGTTGGCGACACCGTTGCACCCTATATAGAAAGCAGCACAGGTTTTCAATGTAACGCAATCAGCACCACAGATATTGTTGGAACGCCTGAATATTATTTACACCGCGAACAACCAACATTAGTTATTTCATTTGCACGTTCAGGGAATAGCCCTGAAAGCTTAGCCGCTGTTGAATTAGCCAATACATTAATTGATACCTGCTTTCACTTAGTCATTACCTGCAATGAAAATGGTGAGCTTGCCACGGGTACTAAAGGCAATAACAATGCATTAAGTTTAATTATGCCTGAAGGTACGTTAGATGAAAGTTTTGCAATGACGAGTAGTTTTACGGCTATGATGGTGTCGGTATTAGCCGTTTTTACTCCTAACACAGAGCAACTCGAAAGTGCAGCAAATGCCGCAGAAAGAATCCTCAGCGACGAAGTCGTAAACATTAAAACGAAAGCTGAACAAAATATTGATCGGATCGTATTTTTAGGTGCAGGTCCAACATTAGGTATTGCCCGTGAAGCAGCACTTAAATATTTAGAGTTAACGGCTGGCAAAGTAACAAGTTATTGCGAAAGCCCACTAGGTTTTCGTCACGGCCCGAAATCAATTGTTAATAATCAAACAGATATCATTATATTTCAGTCAAGCAACGCATACACAAGACGTTACACATCTGACTTGGTAAATGAGGTTGTTAACGATAAAATTGCTCACCAAGTCACTTGTATTGATGATGTTGTATTTAACGACGACAGCAATTTAGAAGATGTATGGGCAGGACTACCTATTATTGTATATTGCCAAATACTCGCTTTTTACAAATCAATCGCTCTTAACCTGTCACCAGACAACCCTTGTCCAACAGGTGAAGTTAATCGCGTCGTACAAGGTGTTAACATCTACCCACTTGTAGATGCTGACTAG
- a CDS encoding ROK family protein yields MARYGVDIGGTKIETAIFDDHFNLLDCWRVNTPTDDYARFLETLKEQITKADQITGETCNVGIGMPGLINHKGKVLSANIPCATNQDIVHDLHAILDRHINLKNDTRCFALSEATLGAGKEYSRVFGAIIGTGAAGGLCVNGQLEETNLGIAGEYGHIPLSAQLQQKYNLPIYTCGCGLQGCVESYIAGPGISRLYQHFTGEQQSAIHWHQQLTLNDTTAQQVLACYLDILGETFAALVKFQEPDIIVLGGGLSLVDNIIVQLPNAIQQHLFPGFTSPKVVAAQFGDSSGVRGAAILGSLPHEL; encoded by the coding sequence ATGGCCCGTTACGGTGTAGATATTGGCGGAACAAAAATTGAAACCGCTATATTTGATGACCATTTTAATTTACTTGACTGTTGGCGTGTTAACACGCCAACAGACGACTATGCGCGGTTTCTTGAAACCTTAAAAGAACAGATTACCAAAGCTGACCAAATCACCGGTGAAACCTGTAATGTAGGTATAGGCATGCCCGGCTTGATTAACCATAAGGGTAAGGTGCTTTCAGCCAATATTCCTTGTGCGACAAATCAAGATATTGTGCATGACTTACACGCGATACTCGATCGCCACATTAATTTAAAAAATGATACCCGATGCTTCGCGCTCTCTGAGGCAACATTAGGCGCAGGTAAAGAGTATTCGCGTGTTTTTGGTGCAATTATTGGTACTGGTGCTGCCGGTGGTTTATGCGTAAATGGCCAACTTGAAGAAACCAATTTAGGCATCGCAGGAGAATATGGTCATATTCCATTATCTGCCCAGTTACAGCAAAAATATAATTTACCTATCTACACCTGTGGTTGCGGATTACAAGGCTGTGTAGAAAGTTACATTGCTGGCCCTGGTATTAGCCGTTTGTATCAGCATTTTACGGGTGAACAGCAAAGTGCTATACATTGGCATCAACAGCTAACACTTAACGATACTACAGCACAACAAGTGTTAGCATGCTATCTCGATATATTAGGTGAAACCTTCGCTGCTTTAGTTAAGTTTCAAGAGCCTGATATTATCGTACTTGGTGGCGGTCTATCACTGGTTGACAACATTATTGTGCAACTACCTAATGCCATACAACAACATTTATTTCCGGGCTTTACCTCACCTAAAGTTGTCGCAGCACAATTTGGCGACTCAAGTGGAGTAAGAGGCGCAGCAATACTCGGGAGCTTACCACATGAACTATAA
- the nagA gene encoding N-acetylglucosamine-6-phosphate deacetylase, producing MNYNPYYLKCAQIVTEKSIEKNTYVLVKHGIISEITREPRANVHIVDLGDSILIPGMIDMHIHGREGCDVMDAELSSLTTISTSLAKHGVIGFLATTVTASWQQTLKAFEVIGQASHHKMPGAQVLGAYNEGLFFTETHKGAHNEAFFLELTKERVDAIYQASQGSLKVMALAPEFEGSMEIIRYLDELGVNVMLGHTNANYQQATDAFAAGACGGVHIFNGMSGVHHRDPGCAGAVLMNKDALAEVIADGVHLHPTIMEMIYQLKGKDKIALISDCINAGGFSDGTYRLGELDVIVKEGIARTKQGSLAGSTLTLEKSVKNIIEMAKVPFIEAVHMASLVPAAHLALADELGSITLGKRACFAVLSPDLNVQATIIDGEVVFCEQHVALFNR from the coding sequence ATGAACTATAACCCATATTATCTCAAGTGTGCACAAATCGTCACAGAAAAAAGTATTGAGAAAAATACTTATGTACTTGTTAAGCATGGCATTATTAGTGAAATAACTCGCGAGCCTCGCGCCAATGTTCATATCGTGGATTTAGGCGATTCAATTCTCATACCGGGCATGATAGACATGCATATTCATGGTCGTGAAGGCTGCGATGTTATGGACGCTGAGCTATCATCGTTAACGACTATTTCAACTTCTTTAGCCAAACATGGCGTGATCGGGTTTTTAGCAACAACAGTGACCGCGAGTTGGCAGCAAACGTTAAAAGCCTTTGAGGTAATTGGACAAGCAAGCCATCATAAAATGCCAGGAGCGCAAGTACTCGGTGCTTACAACGAAGGGCTTTTCTTTACTGAAACCCATAAAGGAGCGCACAACGAAGCGTTTTTTCTTGAGCTGACAAAAGAGCGTGTTGACGCAATTTATCAAGCGAGCCAAGGTTCATTAAAAGTTATGGCGCTTGCGCCTGAATTTGAAGGTTCAATGGAGATAATTCGTTATTTAGATGAGCTTGGTGTCAACGTTATGTTGGGCCATACAAACGCAAATTATCAACAAGCAACAGATGCCTTCGCTGCGGGTGCTTGTGGTGGTGTTCATATTTTCAATGGCATGAGTGGTGTACACCATAGAGATCCTGGTTGTGCCGGTGCTGTACTGATGAATAAAGACGCGTTGGCAGAAGTGATTGCCGATGGCGTGCATTTACATCCAACAATTATGGAAATGATTTATCAGTTAAAAGGCAAAGACAAAATAGCGCTGATCAGTGACTGTATCAATGCGGGTGGGTTCAGTGATGGCACTTACCGTTTAGGTGAGCTAGATGTTATTGTAAAAGAAGGCATAGCAAGAACGAAACAAGGTTCACTCGCAGGTAGCACATTAACGCTTGAAAAAAGCGTAAAAAATATAATCGAGATGGCAAAAGTGCCATTTATTGAGGCCGTGCATATGGCCAGTTTAGTGCCTGCGGCGCATTTAGCCTTAGCAGACGAATTAGGAAGTATAACGCTAGGAAAACGCGCTTGTTTTGCAGTGCTATCGCCCGATTTAAACGTTCAAGCGACGATCATAGATGGTGAAGTCGTATTTTGTGAGCAACATGTAGCGTTATTTAACCGATAA